Below is a genomic region from Salvelinus sp. IW2-2015 linkage group LG18, ASM291031v2, whole genome shotgun sequence.
GGCACAGAAGAGTTGTCACCAGGTCCTGAATGgcacgctccgactggccgttggattggGGATGAAAMCCGGAGGCTGGCCAACAACCCAAWGAGTGTGCAGAACGCCTYccagaaccgggacgagaaatGAGGACAACGGTCAGAAACCATGTCCACCGGATGTCCATGGATCTGGAAGACGTGCTGCTCCATGAGCTGGGCCRTCTCCTTGGCAKAAGGTAGCTTggggaggggaatgaaatgggcggctttggaaaacctgYCCACCRCTGTGAGGATTGTGRTRTTGCCATAAGACGGARGGAGACYATtgacgaagtccagggatatatgtgaccagggacggtgagggacaggaagaggttgaaggaggccagccggagcttgccgtggagtcttgttctgagcacagatGGTGCAGGTGGCGACGAACGTGTCAATGTCTGGAACGATGGTGGGCCACCAAAGgcgttgtcgcacaaaggccagggtccaacAAGAGCtagggtggcaggcaagcctggatgAATGAGCGCATTCCAAGACAGGGGAGCGGCCAGCGTCTGGGACAACCGTTCTGCCAAGGTCTGGAATCCATCCAGAAGACCTCGAAGTAACTCTTCGTGtctaccaatggtggctccttgggaggagatggcgttgcggagctggtccgagtctgctgggtcagtcatggccacaSTAAGTTGTTAATTTGGTGAGTAAAAATTCATGCTTCCTAACCTTTAAGCTAGTGGGGTCTTTTTTATGACAACCATGGTCAATGATAAAGATTTACGACTGAAGACTGTCAACACAACATATAGGTGGCCAATGAATACCTGTACAGACATGGGTGCTCCACAACATTCCTTGAAAACCACAGGAATGAAGCCTCCATATCTACGTTTTAAGTGCCAAGTCAAATTTCTCTATGGCCTATTCTGTGCGGTCATAACAGATCAGTTAGTATCTATCATATCAGGTGATGAGCTTGAAAGAGATTTCAGTTAAACACGAAACAAAGCTCAGCCTCagacagtacactcttagaaaaaaaggtgctatctagaacctaaaagggttattcggctgtccccataggagaacccgttgaataacccttttgggttccatgtagaactctttccacagaggCTTCTACATGTAACCCCAAATATTTCTAAATGGATCCAAAAAATGGGTTTTACCTGCAACCACAAAGgtttttcctatggggacagcggaaGGAACCCttgtggaacccttttttcttagTGTAGTCTGAATTGAAAAATGAACATCAAACAAGATAAGTGCTAAAACATGTGTKTGTGTACCAGAAGGCTCACTTTGGTCAGACACAGGAAGGTATAATTCTATTGGCATAGGATGTTGACACATAGTCTGGTCATCCAAGGCCTCAGTCATGACTAGGCTGTGGCGTCACGAAATTTCGTCAGTGATCacggtacttcctgctttagtttttgaatGTATGCACaaattaggaggatagaattatgtccatttgccaaatggaggtgagggagagcttgtatgcatctctgtgtgtggattaaatgtggtctagagttttttttctcctctggttgcacatgtgacaacGTGGGAGAAATTATGTGAAAACGGATTGAAGTTTGCCTGCGTTAAAGTCCCTGCCACTGGGAGCGTTTCTAGATTAGCATTTTCTTATttacttatggccttatacagctcgttgagtgtggtcttagtgccagcatcggtttgtggtggtaaatagatggttATGAATAAtttagatgagaactctcttggtagatagttgTCTTCGCTTATCATGAggattctacctcaggcgagcaataccttgagacgtctttaatattagacatcgcgcactagcagttattgacaaatagacacacacccccgcccctcgtcttaccaacgtagctgctctgtcctgccgatacacGGAGATGCCATCCgcctctatattatccgtgtcgtcgttaagccatgtctcggtgaaacataagaaattactgtttttaatgtcccgttggtaggatagtcttaatcgtagatcgtccagtttgtttgtctaatgattgcacgttggccaataataccaTGGCAGTGGTGTTACCTACTCGTCGGCGAAATCCTTCTTTTCTTCACGCTGATGACCGATTGAGCCTTGTTTTGACAAAGCAGTATAtacctttgcatcggatcattaAAGAAAAATCTATGTTCGTTTGATAATAATTAAAGTCGAGATCTCAAATTACtgtgagagttagaatagtagaatacaccagcGTCAGcagtttcctctctctttctttctctttctgtttttacAGTATCTCCCTATGGCTTATCCTTCCACGGCCTCACACTGACCTAACCCGGTTCTTCTTTGGTTGAGGATTCAGGCTGTTGCTGTGATGTTATGTTGCTGTTCAGAATGCAGACAGGGTTATGGGTAGTCTTGTCCTCAAGGAATGTCCATTCCCActttattataattatttctaCCAGTGAAGCACAGCTATAGCTAATTGTGTGTATTTTCTGACCTCTGTCAGATAGTCTAAACTCTGGGAAAAAAGATGAGTGGACTCATTATGCTATAGTTTCAGATGTAAACCAACAAACCACTGAACTACAAAACATTATCAGAACAGTTACAAATTTTTTCTTCTTgctttgactgtgatatgtgattgtttatctaccttagttgaatgcactgactgaaaTCACTCTAGAtgagtgtctgctgaatgaccaaaatgtaaagtaaacaaacaaaacacttgcaaagcatgctgggtattattTAATGACCTCCACCCCAAACAAGTACAAATGTGACCGACCTgttcgattcggtcttatgtagcaaaattattatatatatatttttacattggataaaaggaaagaaaatggtatatcatacactacagttgaggaacaatgggaaagtaattctgctttgaacgtTCAAAagtaaggcagttatttatcttataaacTTTCCTCttggtaaaaattatgtgggtaaaaccAAAGCGCTAATTAAAAGTATgaatctcagagcatcgtagcaccattacgCTCAAAACTTGACTTCCCCAGTTGCTGCCACTTTTTTGAAGCAAACCACTCGATTCTCCCTACATTATATTGGCATCGagcatgtcaccctccctaggagatggggtgacctcgacaattattgattaaaacgagaggctgcctgatCTTTAATTTAAAAACTCTTGCTCCCTTGCCGTCTCAACGAGACTTTGATCTGaaccattcttgtgattattgtaaaTGTTAAATTGTGATTTCTGTTGCTGAAATTCTGTAGCCTAAactgtagccaaattgtatctatgatcgtatgctatccattcatgtttttagtatgttatttttatatttgagRATgtaccaatgatatcaggccacacccagccatgattacagacacctgtgtgtatcctttgacactatatactgtaaactcgtcaccccgcagtgtttgtcattataccctgatgaagacagcttgtctgtcgaaacgttggttattaggttattcaattattgcctCTGAGCTCCTAGAATGTGCRGCTCTCCTTTTAATTTTTTAAACCTTGGCTTGTTAAAGGTACGYTTttacttgcaatgaaaatgactttctgactaaatagaaacgtataatatctgaaaatgtagctacctagactctcttacccgtatacatggatgaacgcttctccctctgtcaYggatgccatggttgcccttaatttgaagatgtaatccggagacaggtgttatATACAACAGCCKTCYGTGTGTCCTCTTTTCTACTTTCTccacatatttgcaatcaaacgcctggattttctccacctccttagctatcatactctgcttccattccaacccatccattatctcagccaatcatgactagCKGGAAGGTTCCTGKctttttccgtggctaaaccaactaggctcataatttaacaattStattcgtatttacagatggcatacacatttgttattaaggcacatgaaagttcacatgttccagaaagcatttctgccaaaaacgcattttgattaaaaaatatatatatttacgttcaaatgcctctcctgtgaagtagtgacgcgcgacatatgcctagtgtcctgaaacgagtcacaaatgtgTTCGGTCCGGACGAGACCAAATCTAGRCTAATGTAGACTTCTAGGctgtgtttcacaagtttgaacagcacagtacagtaccgcacagtttagtacagtagagcacagtagagtacagttgagTACAGTATGGTACGGTACAGGACAGTAGAGTTTTatttagtagagtacagtacaatacggTACAGGTGCTGGCCTTACTTGGTTATGCAGTACCACCTTCGTAGTGGCTAATGAATCTCAGTTTAACGTTTCTGTGATGTCACTCTACATACCTTATACCAAAGAGTGCTTTATACAAAGATCACCCTCACGTCTATCTGTGCTGCGTTCCGTCTAAAGCCATTCAGACGTTCTATGTTGTGACTCATTCAAGGCCAGCCCACAACCGGACCTAATCTGAACCAATATAGACGTCTATGTTGGGGCCAAATAATAGGCTGGTCCAGACGGACGTCCTGTGGACGTTTGAAATCAAAGGCCTGTGCGGACCCGCACAAAAAAAGGAGCTTGCCAAAAAGACTTCCAAAAGACGTCGACATTGGTCCGCGTCGCATTAACCCCTTCTAGCTCCATAAGGAACCTACCCTTTGCACAAAGGTTCTACTGACCTTTCTTCAGTATAGAGAGGCATGTTAAAGTTCTGAGTTATCAGATATTCGAGTTCAAAACAGCATACTGTACTTCTTTCCTACCCAGCCTCATTGTTTCAAGcctccctttcttccctctctgtctcactgccCCGGTCAGAACGGCCGTCCTCGGCGCGCTAGTCTTGGTCCTCTCCCGTCTCCGTTAAGGAATCGTGTTTCTCTCCTCCTGGAAGGCGGTTCCAGTCTTAGATGCGATGCACTGTCCACTCGATTAGATAAGATACATCGTGTATGCGCTTCGTCCTCTCACTTGATGTACTGAACTCTGCTCACCAGTTGAGAGGTTATCCAGATAGGACGCAAAGAGCACAAACAAACGCATTCCAGCAAACTCTCTAAAGATTTGATGACATCTTGGTATGCGTGGTTTACGTCTGCCTGGTAATTCGAGCTCTGCCTGCTTCCTAGGATGATTACCTTTACAACATCTCTTCTCTCATGTCATCCCACACGTCCTTCTAATGTGGAAACCTTTTACCACATATTGCGCTGATTTATCGTGGTCTGAGTAGTACCTAAACCGTCCCTCATCCTATGCAAATACGATGTGGTGACCCCTTCACCACACCGGGTTGGCTCCCTGCCTCAAATGCCCAAGTTTGGTCTGCCTCACTGTCCAGGCTCTCCAGGTCTCCCCATCCTAATGACTGTGATATAAATATCTCACACAGTGGGTTCTGAATGTCAAGCACATACTGTGATTGTTATTACCCGGAAGTTGAATTATAATAGTACCTCTCAAATCAGTTTGAAGGCGTTGACCAGGCATGAGTTATTGTGTCCCAGGAAGCCTCCTACCTCCTATGCTGaggttttgttttagattataaTTAAAACAAAAGTTTCGATAATGGCGTGTCGTGTGTATTTCCGCATCTCTCCGCTTCAAGGTCAACATACGGTGCATGCGTGATGCGCTGTGTTGTAGCTACAACAAACGAAGAAAGACTTTGTCGGCAGTTCAACTTCACTCAGATAGCTTTCTTCTGTGCCGACAGGATTCATAACCTCAGACGCGGAGCAGAGGAGAAACAGCCTGGCGGGTTCAACTAGGAGAAGGCTGGTTTTTGGGACGTAGGAGTACGAGCAATGGCACAGCATTAACAGAACACAACCATGTCTGGTTCTATTTGATGTGTCGTGGTTGGTGTGAGTgtggtagttgtgtgtgtgtgtgtgtgtgtgtgtgggttgtgtgtgtgtgtgtggtgtgtgtgtggtgttgtggtgtgtgtgtgtgtgtgtgtgtgtgtgtgtgtgtgtgtgtgtgtgtgtgtgtgtgtgtgtgtgtgtgtgtggtgtgtgtgtgtgtgagcacgggAGCGCGTCCGCGCATGTGTTCTGGACACTCACAGTTTGACCTGCTTCAGCTTTTGTTCTCCTCTGCCAGTGATCATAATCCTTCAAGTGAAGTGACCAAGTCTTTCTCTGTTACAACACAGATCTGTCATGTGACTAAGGgaggaaataacacacacacattatcaaacTTTGTTTTAAGTTTATCTAACAAATAATACACATAGAGATAAGGAATACATTGTGTACTATAATAATTCAACTTCCGGGTAGATACAACAACCACACAGTAAATGTCGCTTGACATCTTATCTCAGACAGCCAGAGAATTTATTTCATTGGGGCAGTGGAGGGCACAGACCAAACTATGGGCATTGCGCgacacacagccacagacaccaacaacacacacacacacacacacaccggtttcTATTTCATAGGGACACAGCGGTACACAGCAGGAAAGCCTCACGATGGATCGTGTAAAAAGTCACTGTGGGCTAGAAAATCTGGGAGCAAGACACAAACAGCAGTTGGCTGAAGCCATGGCATCTCTTTCCCACCCTGCTCAATCTAAGGCCTGGTGAAACAGAGAACGCACTCGCAATCCGGTTTGTCAGCACCCCCACAGCCCGTCGCTCCAGCAGTCCGATTGCGACCATActgcaggagagagaaggaggaccaGGCTTCCTGGGAAACCATGAGAAGAGAAGgtgaaaggagaagagaaagagaggaatagaagaggggcagatcccggggGTCAAAGGCGGAGCGCGCAattaaagagaggaggaagactgaTGAAGAGGACATGAGAACAcacaggatggaggagaggaggtgaaaaTTGAGGGATGTAGATGAAGACCTGGAGAGGCAGAAAGCGGTACACCTGTGCTAGAACGGAGGAATGCTAGTTCCAGCAGACGGTTTTTGAAGCTCGAATAATTCTAGGTATAGACATTACTTACAATCAGCTCATGAGACTAACATGTAGGCTTCACAGAAAAAGTCATGAATGAGATGGTCACATTAGCCAACGCGGTAGATTAGAGGGTGATGAATATAGGAATTCCCCCGCCTCTGACACATCGCCCATTAAAATGAAACCAGAGAATGGGCCGGACCCAAATAATTTCGACGAAAGACGTCCTTTTGGAAGTCTTTTTTGGCAaagctgtctttttttttttttttttttgtgcggcGTCCGCCAACAGGCCTTGATTTTCAACGGTCCACAGACGGTCCAGTCTGGACCAGCCTATATtgggcccaaacatagacgtcctATAATTGGGTTCAGATTAGGTCCGGTGTGGGCTGGCCTTGATCGTGCACAAACATAGACGTCTAAGTTCGGGACAgcaacagtagagtagagcaacAGTAGGAGTAGAGAACAGCACAGAagtaaagtatagtacagtatgatacagtagagcacagtagagtagagaacacagCACAGAAagtaaagtatagtacagtatgaacagtagagcacagtagagtagagaacagcaCAGAAagtaaagtatagtacagtatgatacagtagagcacagtagagtagagaacagcaCAGAAagtaaagtatagtacagtatgatacagtagagcacagtgagTAGAGAACAGCACAGAAagtaaagtatagtacagtatgatacagtagagcacagtagataGAGAACAGCACAGAGagtaaagtatagtacagtatgatacagtagAGCACAATAGAATAGagtaaagtatagttcagtacagtaggcAGAGGAAGTATAGAACAGAATAATGAACTGTATTGTACCCTActttactctaatgtactctGCTCTACTGAATTACACTACTGTACTGTANNNNNNNNNNNNNNNNNNNNNNNNNATCCTGCACGGCTGTGGCTGACAACACATCCAGCTTCTCTGCCCACCTAGGAGAGGGTTGGGAGAAGAGATTGCATTCAGCAactcttgtttgtgtgtgtgtggtgtgtgtgtgtgtgtgtgtgtgtgtgtgtgtgtgtgtgtgtgtgtgtgtgtgtgtgtgtgtgtgtgtgtgtgttgggtgtgggtgtgtgtgtggtgtgtgtgtgtgtgtgtgtgtgtgtgtgtgtgtgtgtgtgtgtgtgtgtgtgtgtgtgtgtgtagcgagcgagcgtgcgtgcgcatgtgttTCTGGACACTCACAGTTTGACCTGCTTCAGCTTGTTCTCCTCTGCCGTGATATAATCCTTTCAGTGAAGTGACCAAGTCTTTCTCTGTGTACAACAGATCTGTCATGTGACCTAAGGgaggaaatacacacacacattatcaaacTTTGTTTTAAGTTTATCTAACAAATATACACATAGAGATAAGGATACATTGTGTACTATATAATTCAACTTCCGGGTAGATAACAATCACAGTATGTGCTTGACATTTCACCCGAGGGCTTCCTGGGAAACCCGGTCAACGCCTTCAAACTGATGAAGAGGCTGAACACAGAATGGGGAGACCTGGAGAGCCTGGTGCTGAAGGACACCACAGACGGTTAGACATTATTACACAATGAGGGTCACATTAGAAGGGATGAAAAGGATGTTGTAAGTAGTCACAAAGCAGCAACGACAGATAAGTGTTAATCTTAGAGATTTGCTGGAATGTTTGTTTGTCTTTTGTATACTCACAGTGAGCATCCTCATCAATGAGGATCTCTATCTTTCTATCAGGCTTCATCTCTAACCTGACCCTCCAGAGGAAACACTTCCCTACAGACGAGGACCAGACAGGCGCAGCCAAGGCCCTTCTCAGACTGCAGGACACTTACAGGCTGGATACCAACATCATCTCTACAGGAGACCTGCMAGGTAAGGGGTTAGGGAGTGCTAGAGAGAGAACGTGAGGYCTTTTATAATTTGTAAGTTTGTAACCACTGACTCATCCACAGGAGTGAYSCACAAGAGCCCTATGACGGTGGAGGACTGCTTTGAGCTGGGGAAGATTGCCTACACCGAGGTGGACTACTACCACACTGAGCTGTGGATGGAGCAGGCCCTGAAGCAACTGGACGAAGGAGAGGAGTCCACCGTGGACAAGGTTACCGTGCTGGACTACCTCAGCTATGCCATCTACCAGCAAGGGGAGCTAGGCAGGGCCCTGGAGCTCACCAAGAGGCTGCTCATACTGGGTGAGTTACCCTAACATGGCTCAGAATTAAAGGAGTTAAACTAGGCACACTGAGGGTGGCGTCAAACTTAGGACACACAAAGAAAGTTAAAGGAGTGAAAATGAGAGCACACTGAAGGACCTGAACTGTTAACAARTGCTGAGGGAATATGATGCCCTCCAGGTGAATCATTGAACAACAGATACTGTCCTGTATGCCCAGCATAAACTGGGATAGAGGATTACTCATAAAATGTCCCAGGTGGCAGTAGGATCTGAAGTTAGTCATCCAGATAGTCAGTAGCGCTGAGTAATGAGATTAAGTTTTCCTTGTCTTGTTACTGTATGAGCATCAGTATTTCATCtcactgtcccctctctctctctcctcactccagaCCCGGAACACCAGCGTGCCAACGGCAACCTGAAGTACTTTGAGTTTCAACTGAGAAAGCAGAGGAAGGCCCAGGCCGAGGAGGCCCAGAAGACCCAGAATGAGGGCAAGGGGCGAACGAAGAGACAGACGAGTGATGCCTCCAAGAAGAAGATGCGCTTCAGGGAGCCTGTCCCAGAGAGGAAGATGTATGAGATGCTGTGTCGAGGGGAGGGCATCAAGCTGGTGAGGAGGagttactcacacacacagtgaaaggtTGAGCTCATATAAATGGGTTTAGAGTGTGTGTTAATGTGGTTGTGCATATGTGTGTTAGTTGAACACAAGTTGTAGTCATCAAAGAGTAACGTCCAGTTTCTAGCTCCGTCTCTTCTTGTGTCTTTATCTCTATGTGTCAATCTATCTGTCCTCTTACCTCCACCCTCCCCCATCTCTGCCTTGTAGACCCCCCGCAGACAGAGCCGGCTTTTCTGCCRTTACTATGACAACCACAGTCACCCCAAGTACCTGTTGAGCCCGGTGAAGCAGGAGGACGAGTGGGACCGGCCCTACATCGTCCGTTACCATGACATCATCTCTCACAGCGAGATCGAGAAGGTCAAAGAGCTGGCCAAGCCCAGGGTAAGTTCCACTCTYTGTYGGGTATGTGTGTGTRTGTTACATTGAGTTAATAAGGGTKCAGAAGGGTGTCATGGCCACACAGAAGTGTGTGATGGAAGGGGTTCATGGTCCTACAGAAGTGTAATWTCTGTGTCTTTGCTCTGGGGTAATCAAGATACTCATACTAGTAACTGTCTGACCAGCTGCAGCTGTGTATCTGCAACTTCGAGGCCATTGGTTGGCAGAACGAATGGGCAATGTTAATGCTAAACATAAACACTCTTGACACAGTATGCATTGATCGAGTCAATGAGAATTGACTTATATCAAAGAGCCATGAAAGTGTAGGTCGGTTGAGCCCTTTAAGCCCACCCAGAGCAGAGGCTGGGGCGTGGAGTTGGGCGATGAAGGTGGTGTCAGGATATCCTGTAAACCCCCTCTCCCTGGCTTACAGCTCCRCCGGGCCACCATCTCCAACCCCATCACTGGTGTGCTCGAGACTGCCCCCTACAGGATCAGCAAGAGGTAAAGCACAGCCAGGTGCAGGCAGCAGGAGAGGATGGGGTCGAGGGGAGGGGTGGAGCAGGAGGGGGGCACACAACCCCTCTCCCCATTCTCACCCCACCTCAATCCCCTCCTCTTACGCCTGCCACTGGCCTATGCCTCTGAGTCTTGTCCGCATTCCTCCCTCCGTCCTAGGCTTGAAGACTCCTCTGCAGAAATACAGAATCTTACTTTGACTAgaccctcctccactctctctctctctgacaaattTTGTTAGTCTAACCATAAGTCAGATTCTAGAAGATTCCAAGGGCGTTCTAGAGGTTCAGAGTATAAACTAATGAAAAAGGAGAGAAGAGTGTAGGGCCTGAAAGTGGTGAAAATGTGCTTCTGCTCAGGAGTTACAGCTGCTCTAGGATTTTAACCcagtggagggggggggaggaTAAAACGTATGGGTGTAAAGATGTAGTTGTTTATATTAACATAGTTGCTTTTGGCCAACTAAGGGTGTGTCAGGAGCAGTCCTTTCACAAATCCCCTGTTCCTTTTATCACTAATGTAATCACTAGTTTAGTATTCTCCTAATCTACAGCATAAACCATTAAGTGATACTAACCTTGGGTGAAAGGACTGGCCCTGAAACAACCCCTGGCATAATGTCGGAATAACATTGACCAGATCTGCttatctttctcctctttctgtttYTTTCACTTCCCGTTTCCCTCTACTTCCtatattgttgtgttgtgtatgttacacctctctctcgctctgtctattGTTTCCTTCCTTGTTTTTTCTTGTGCCCGGGGAACTAGCTAAGGCGCGCCACAGTACATGACCCTCTAACTGGGAAACTCACCAYGGCCCTGTACAGAGTCTCCAAGAGGTAAGCGGTCAAAGGGCATAATACATTAGGGGCTCCAGAGACCCCCCATCCCCTCTTCTCTATCCATCTCATACCACCCTGACCTGCCCTGCATCCCCAGGATGTCCTATCCATGTTTTGGCAGGTCTTTGAGTCAATAGGGCCWCCTCACCACCTTTTTCTGCAKTGAATCTACAGTGCGCTGCTCTCTTACAATCAGGTGAATGAGCTCATTCTGGCATCTTTTCTCTTCTCCATCTGAGGCCACAGTGTTTCTGTGCAGACAGGGCCAATAACACCTCAAGTTCCATATCAtctcacacgcatgcacacgctctctctctctctcctctctctctctctctctctctctcgatcctgTTGAACAGTGAGTGCCCCCTTGTGGAGATCTAATACACCCACACAACCCAAATCTATGGTCAGACTACTGATTGTACGCGAACATGCCAgtgtggccgatgtgaaatggctagctagttagcggtggtgcgcgctaatagtgtttcaatcggtgacgtcacttgctctgagacctaaaagtagttgttccccttgctctgcagaggccgcggcttttgtggcgcgatgggtaacgatgcttcgtgagtgactgtggttgatgtgtgcatagggtccctggttcgagcccaggttggggcgaggagagggacggaagctatactgttacaccagtCTTAAGTCAAAGTTACTTAAAAAACGTTCCTCTTTTTAATAATAGAACCAAACATTCCACCACCCCACATCACTTTCTTTTTTCTGTCCCTGCCTATTACTGCAAATGAGtgcttatttgtgtgtgtgtttgctagaGTGTGtgcaagtgtatgtgtgtgtgtgtgtgtctgcttctgtgtgttcgtgtggaagtatgtgcaactgtgtgtgtggtgaactGAGCGTGAACCTCATTTGAATTGACAACAAGGTCACAGTGGGAGAGCAGTCATAGCAGGGGAGAGAATTTGTAGGAAGAGAGCCTTTTTGACCTAACCAGCACTGTATCATGTCCAATTACTTGTTTTACTGTCTTCACTCCCCCAACAGCAACTTCTAATAAATCACTTTACTGAGACATCACATAGACTAACACTCATCTTAGTTTTGATTTTCAGTATTAAGTAATACAGACAGTGTATTGCACTGGGGAAGAGGAGTCATTTTATTGGCTGAGAGATTCAATAATGTATCTAATAAAATGTATGGTGTGTGGAGAACAGATGTCTGAACCCCTGCATTTTGCCTGGACCTCATCCCGATGCCGTAAACCAAAACTCCAGCCCCTGGCCTTGAAAACATTGCGACCATAACTGCTACAACTCTCACTTCACGCAGTGTATGGCAAATCTATTAAGCAGAGAATCCACCAGAGAATGCTATTTTCTATggttttaccatttttatttgC
It encodes:
- the LOC111977933 gene encoding prolyl 4-hydroxylase subunit alpha-1-like, producing the protein MEGFLGNPVNAFKLMKRLNTEWGDLESLVLKDTTDGFISNLTLQRKHFPTDEDQTGAAKALLRLQDTYRLDTNIISTGDLXGVXHKSPMTVEDCFELGKIAYTEVDYYHTELWMEQALKQLDEGEESTVDKVTVLDYLSYAIYQQGELGRALELTKRLLILDPEHQRANGNLKYFEFQLRKQRKAQAEEAQKTQNEGKGRTKRQTSDASKKKMRFREPVPERKMYEMLCRGEGIKLTPRRQSRLFCXYYDNHSHPKYLLSPVKQEDEWDRPYIVRYHDIISHSEIEKVKELAKPRLRRATVHDPLTGKLTXALYRVSKSAWLTAYEHPLIDQINQRIEDLTGLEMDTAEELQVANYGVGGQYEPHFDFGRKDEPDAFKELGTGNRVATWLFYMSDVAAGGATVFPDVGAVVWPKKGTAVFWYNLFLSGEGDYSTRHAACPVLVGNKWVSNKWIHERGQEFRRPCGLNETA